A segment of the Desulfofundulus kuznetsovii DSM 6115 genome:
CCAGTTCGTCCCGCAGCTTGCGCTTTTCGCCCAGATAGTGCAGGTATTTTACATGCCCGTACTCCACCAGGAAGGCGTCCTTCTGCCGGGCATATGCTTCGGCAGTTTCAGTTATCTTGGCCCACTTCTCATTGTTCAGCGGCAGGCTCTTCTGTCTTACCGTCTGCTGCATCTTTCAGCGCCTCCCGGACGGTTCTGGTGAGCTTTCGCGCCTTATATGTCCTCTGGCCGTACAACCTGGCCGCGAAGTGCTGGACGATGCTGATCAGGTCTTCCGTCAGCTCCCGGACCGGGGACATGTCTTCGGCTTTGTTGACCACCAGTATTTCGCAGCCGAATTTGGCAAACAGGTCTTCAAAAATTCAAAGCCGAACTGCACCAGACGGTCCTTGTGAGCAACAATAACAGTCTTGATTTCTCCCCGGGTGACCATACCGCACAGCTTCAGGAAATTCTTGCGCTTATAATTGAGGGCGGAGCCGACGTCGGCAAGTATTTCGTCCACGGTCAGCCCCCTGCCGGCGGCAAAATCCTTCAGGTACTCAAGCTGGTTTTCCAGGTCCGGTTTCTGGCCGGCTGATGACACCCGGGCGTATAAAACGATTTTCTTTGGCTCCTGGCGATTCTTTATGCCCAGTGCCCGGTAGAGCATCTCTTCAGTATACCTTCGCTTGTTGGTTGGTGTACGTAAAGCAACCAGTTTACCTTCTTTATCCCAAGCGCGAAGCGTTGATACACTGACACCAAGTTTTTCGGCAAACTCGCTTATTGTGTAAAGTTTCATAAAACACCACCTGATATTAATTTATATCAGATGGTGTTGGTTGGCAATACCTATTTGGGATAATTATTAAAAGGGAAGAAGCTGTTTTCTACCTCCTCTTTTGTTCAAGTTCGTCCAGGGCCCGGGCAAGCCGGCTCGTATCCGGCACAATGATATCCGGCCGGGGCCACTCACCCCATAACACCCGGGCCATGGCCGGGTACTCCCGCTCGGGGCGGGAAAGGACCCAGATGGTGGCCAGCCCCAAATTTTTAGCCGGCAGAATATCCTTTTCATAGGTGTCCCCGATCATGACGGAACGCCGGGGGTCGGCATCCAGGGCCTCCAGGGCGGCCCGGTAGAGCTCTTCCGCGGGCTTTTTCCTGCCCAGGCGAAAACTCAAAGCAGCGTAATCCACCAGGGGGGCGATATCCGGGCAGGCACGCAAAAAAGCCTGGTAGTAGGGAACCCAGATGTCCGAAACCAGGCCCACAGCAAAGCCCAACTCCCGGGCCCGCGTTACCGCCCGGGCCGCGCCCGGTATTTCCACCGCGGCCATCTCCTGGTCGGCCCAGAGGCGCGAGAGGGCCTCCTCATGCTGCCGGTTCAGGGAGGCCACTTCAGCCAGGGCGGCGCAGACTTCCCGGGGGCCGGCAAACTCCCGGCACATAATTACATCCCCCACCAGCCGGTCCTGCTCCGGGGGCAGTCCCAGCAGCCGGGCAATTTGTTTGGTTGGAGACACTTCCGGTCCGGTGATCAGGGTGGCTCCGATATCGAAAAGGGCTGCCTTTCGTCTGGCGATGGCCGGTCACTCCCACAGGTCCACCTGCACGCCGTGGCGGCGAAGGAACTCTATGCCCTCCTCGGTGCCCCGGTAATCCCGGCGCACCACCACCCGGGACAGGGCGCAGGAGACAATGAGCTTGGCGCAGGTCAGGCAGATGTCGGCGTTCACGTACATGGTGCCGCCGCCCACGGCCAGGCCGCGTTTGGCACAGAGGCAGATGGCGTTCTGCTCGGCGTGAACGCAGGGCTTGTAGTCTTCCCGGCCGGCCAGATCCTTCAGGCACCGGCCGGTATCAATGCAGTGCTCCGCTCCGCTGACCACCCCGTTGTAGCCGTGGGAAATAATGCGCCGGTCCACCACAATGACGGCCCCCACCTTTTTGCGCAGGCAGGTGGAGCGCCGGGCAATAACGTCGACCACTTCCATATAAATTTCATCAAAGGAAGGTCTTTTAACCAGGGCCGCTCACCTCCGGTCTTCGGGAACGGCGGTGCGCCGGTCTCTTGCTCTCTTAGCACCCCGACACCAGGCAATAGTTTCGCTGTAAATATTCAGTGAACCCGGTTGGATGCGGTGCTGTCCGGAGCGAACGACTTGCAAAGCGCCGGTAACAGCACCCGGTGAACCCAGCACTCACCGGCAATGATGTTCTTTCTAAGCCTGCTGTAACAAGATAGTAAGTGCAGAGCTTTCCAGTATAACTTTTTCAGTGAGTGCTGGGCGGCCCGAAGCGAACCGTGGTGCGCATCTTACGCGAAGCACTGGAGTGAGCGAGGACAGCACCGCATCCTTGTTCTTATTACTGACGTTTATTTGCGTTTCGCCTAATACAGCGGGTACCGGCGGCACAGCCCGGCCACCATTTCACGAACCTGGTTCAAGCGGTCCGGGTCATTCCGGAAGCTCAAAGCCAGGTGGATGATTTCGGCCACCGCCTCCATATCCGCTTCCTTCAGGCCCCGGGTGGTCACAGCCGGCGTGCCGATGCGTATTCCGCTGGACACGGCCGGGGGCTGCGGGTCATAGGGGATGGCATTTTTGTTTACCGTCACGCCGACGGAATCCAGGACGGCTTCCGCCTCGCGGCCGGTAACCCCCTTGTTGCGCAAATCCACCAGCATCAGATGGTTATCGGTGCCACCGCTGACCAGTTCAAAGCCCCGGTCCATCAGGAACCGGGCCAGAGCGCGGGCGTTCCTGACGATCTGCCGCTGGTATTCCTTGAATTCCGGCTGCTGCGCCTCTTTGAGAGCTACGGCCTTGGCGGCAATGACGTGCATCAGGGGCCCGCCCTGGATACCCGGGAAGACCGCCTTGTCAATAGCCGGGGCATATTTGGCCCGGCATAAAATCATGCCGCCCCGGGGGCCGCGCAGGGTTTTATGGGTGGTGGTGGTCACCACATCGGCGTAGGGCACCGGGTTCATGTGCTCACCGGCGGCCACCAGCCCGGCAATGTGGGCCATGTCCACCATCAGGTAGGCCCCCACTTCATCGGCTATTTCCTTAAACTTATAAAAGTCAATGGCCCGGGGGTAGGCGCTGGCCCCGGCCACGATGATCTTCGGCTTATGTTCAAAGGCGGCGGCAAAAACCTTCTCGTAGTTGATCAGGCCCGTCTCCTTTTCCACCCCGTAAAAGGCCACCCGAAAATATTTTCCGGACATATTCAAGGGGCTGCCGTGGGTGAGGTGGCCGCCGTGGGCCAGGTTCATACCCAGGATGGTGTCTCCCGGTTCCAGCAGGGCGAAATAAACCGCCATGTTGGCCTGGGCACCGGAGTGGGGCTGCACATTGACATGCTCGGCGCCAAACAGCTCCTTGGCCCTGCTAATGGCCAGTTCCTCTGCAATATCCACGAACTGGCAGCCGCCGTAATAACGCCGCCCGGGATAACCTTCGGCGTACTTGTTGGTCAGCACCGAACCCTGGGCCTCCATTACCGCCCGGCTGGCGGCATTTTCGGAGGCAATCAGTTCCAGGGTATCGCGCTGGCGGCCCAGCTCCAGCTCAATTGCCCGGGCAATTTCAGGATCCACTGCAGCTAGAGGTCTGTTCATGTCCATTATGCTGGTTCCTCCCCCACGACATGCTTTTGCGGCTAACGGCCGTTGCCACCGCCGTATTTCTTTTCAATTTCGGTGATCTTGGCCACCCGCCGGGCGTGGCGCCCGCCGGCAAATTCAGAAGCCAGCCACACCCGGACAATCTCCCGGGCCAGCCCGGGGCCGATTACCCGCTGGCCCATGGTCAGGATGTTGGCATCGTTGTGCTCCCGGGAGGCCCGGGCGGAAAAGGTATCATGGCATAGGGCGGCCCGGATGCCGGGCACCTTGTTGGCCGCAATGGCCACCCCGATGCCCGTACCGCAGCAAAGGATGCCCAGCTGGTATTCCCCGCTGCGCACGGCCTCAGCCACCAGGAGGGCAAAATCGGGGTAATCCACGGCTTCTTCCGAATAGGTGCCGAAATCATGGTAGGCAATTCCGTTCTCCTGCAAAAAAGAAATAACCTCTTCCTTTAAGCGAAAGCCACCGTGGTCGGCGGCCAGGGCAATCCGCACGGACATACTTCACCCCTTATCCCCAAAAAAGAAATACAACCAGTTATCTTCTACAAAAAACGCCATTTTCCTGCTTCAATTTATGCAAGGCCCCGGCTGCCCGGGTCATGCCTTTCGACCATTGCCTGGCGGAGCCGCTCCCGGCTCGCTACCTGCTTCCCCCTGGTCGCCGGAAGGCGCGGCCGCCCCGGCGCCCGGGCTTGCTTGTGCCGGTCCGGCTTTTTCGGCGGCCAGCCTGTCCAGGGCCAGGGAGATGAGATAACGCAGCTCGCCGGCGCACTGGCGGTAGACATCCACCGGCCCACCGAAGGGATCGGGGACATCGCCGCCCCTGCCGGCGTATTCAGCCAGGGTGAAAATTTTTTCTTCCTGATCCGGTAACTGTTCCTGGATCAATTTTTTATGGCTTTGAGTCATGGTCAGCACCAGGTCGGCCTCTTCCACATCCCGGCGGGTAAGCAGGGTGGCCCGGTGGGACTTCAAATCCAGGCCCATTTCCTCCATCACCGCTACAGCCTGCGGCGATGCCTCACTGCCGGGCAGGGCGGCTATACCCGCGGAAACGACCTCAACCTCCCCCTGCAAACCCTTTCTGGCCAGCATGTCCCTGGCCAGAGCCTCTGCCATACTGCTCCTGCAGGTGTTGCCGGTGCAAACAAAGAGAACTTTCTTTGCCATAAATCATGCCTCCCGGTAATGCCGTGAACGCTCACAAAAAGAGCTTGACCCCGATACCCACCAGGATCAGCCCGCCCAAAAGCCGCGCCCGTTCCCCCACCACATGCCCCAGGTAGCGGCCCAGCACCAGCCCGGAAAAGGTCATCAGGCCGGCCACCAGCCCGAAGGTGATTACGGTAAAAAGCAGCTGCGTCCGCAGGGTACCCAGGGTAAAACCTACGCTCAAAGCATCCATGCTTACGCTGGCCCCCAGAAGAAACAACCCCCAGTTGTTTAGAAGAACAACGCGCGGTTCTTCCTCGCTAAAGGCTTCCCTGATCATGCGCAGCCCCAGGTAAAGGAGCAGCACTGCTCCCGCTATGGTGGCCGCGCGACCCAGGAGGCCCCCCACCAGTTCCCCCATTTGAAAGCCCACAAGGGGCATGGCAATATGAAAAAGAAGCACGGTCAAAGTAATGAGCAATATTTGCAGGCGTTTGACCCCGGTCATCCCAATGCCCAGGCACAGGGAAAAGGCGTCGGTGCCCAGGGCCCCCGCCAGCAAAAGCAAGGTTGGAATACTCACCGCTGTAGCCTCCAGAAAACACCTTCTATGCTGAGTTATCCCCACTTTCCAACCGGGCCTGTTCTGGCTCTCGCTCGCTCCGGTGAGCCTCACACCCGCTCAATGCGGTTGCCCGCGGCCCGACGCAGGCGGTTCATTACGGCCAGTCCCAAACCCCGGGGCTCAATACCCTCGGCTAGAATGACATCCACCCCCAGCTCATCAAGCTGCCGCAGGGCGGCAAAAAGACGGGAAGCAATGGCGGCAGGGTCCTGCCGCGGGCCGGCCACCACCACCCGGCTCCCGTTGTATTCCCCGGCCGTCTCGGCGGTAGCCAGGACCCCCACCCGCAGACCCCGGGACCGGTAAATTCCGGCCAGTTCCTTCAAGCGAGCCGCCACCCGTTCCGGTTCCCCCTCCACCAGCACCAGGGGAACCCGGGGGGCGTAATGCCGGTACTTCATCCCCGGCGAACGGGGGCGGAACTCTCCGCCGGGCCGTCCATCAACGCCCGGGTCTGCCCGCACTTCACCAATAACCTTTTCCAGTTCCTCGCGAGTTATACCCCCTGGACGGAGAATCACGGGTACATCCCCGGTAAGATCCAGCACTGTCGACTCAAGACCCACCCCCGCTGGTCCGGCGTCCAGGACGACTTCAATGCGACCGTTTAGATCTTGTAGAACGTGCCCGGCGGTAGTGGGGCTGGGGCGACCGGAAAGGTTGGCGCTGGGCGCCGCCACCGGCACGCCCGCAGCCGCAATCAGAGCCAGGGCCACTTGGTGATCGGGCATGCGTATGCCCACGCTGTCCAGCCCCGCCGTAACCTGGCGGGGAACAACAGGTGCCGCGGGCAGCACCAGGGTGAGGGGCCCCGGCCAGAAGGCGTCCATCAGCTTGCCCGCACCGGCGGGCACCCTGCATACCAGCCGGCACGCCGTTTCCCGGTCGGCCACGTGGACAATCAGGGGATTGTCCTGGGGGCGCCCTTTGACTTCAAAGATGCGGGCTACGGCGAGGCCATCCAGGGCATTGGCTCCCAGGCCGTAAACCGTTTCGGTGGGAAAGGCCACGAGTCCTCCCTGACGCAAAATTAACCCGGCCCGGGCCATGATCCGGGGATCGGGTTTGATCGGATCCACCCGCCAGTACGCTGTCCGCTGCTCCATGGTAACACCTTCGACTTGTAAACTTTGCCTGTTAGTATACCACAAAAAGTATACCACAAAATGGCGCCAAAAAGATACAGGTGGTAGGAACGGTGTTTTTATATTAAAATTGAGTCAAGCAAACACCAGACTTAATTTTTTAAAACCAGCATTTTCCGGAGAGACAAGGATGGATGTCATAGTTGCCGAAAAGCTAACCAAGGAATATAACGGTAAAGTGGCGGTACGCGGCATCGATTTTCGCGTGCGCCACCGGGAATGCTTCGGATTTCTCGGCCCTAACGGGGCGGGAAAAACCACCACCGTGAATATGATCTACTGCCTGTCCCCCGTCACTTCCGGGAGGCTCACCGTCCTGGGCATGGACGTACAAAAAAAGCCCCGGGAAATAAAAAGCCGCCTGGGAGTGGTGCCCCAGGAAAACAACCTGGACCCGGATTTAAAGGTGCTGCAAAACCTGCTGGTCTACGCCAATTATTTCCGCATCCCGGCCGCCACCGCCCGCACCCGGGCCATGGAGCTGCTGGAGTTCTTCGACCTGGCTGACCGGGCCAACGACAGGGTGGACCGCCTTTCCGGGGGCATGAGACGCCGCCTGACCATTGCCCGGGCGCTGATCAACAACCCCGACCTGGTGATCCTGGACGAGCCCACCACGGGGCTCGACCCCCAGGCGCGCCACCTGGTCTGGCAGCGCCTGCGCCGCCTGAAAGAGCGGGGGGTGACCCTGCTGCTGACCACCCATTACCTGGAAGAGGCCAGCCAGCTCTGCGACCGGCTGGTGATCATGGATAGGGGCGAAATTCTGGAGGAGGGCGATCCCCAGGGGCTGGTGGCCAAACACATCGGCCGGGAAGTGGTGGAGGTGGGCCTGGGCCGGATGGAGTGCGCCGAACAGTTCCAGCCGGCGGTCAACTGCGATGATACGGCGGCAATGATTGTGGGGCGAACAAATCACCTGCTCCGGGGACACCTGGCGGTAGGGGACAGCCTCTTCCTTTTCCCCCGGGATAACGGCCAGGCCGTCCTCCAGGCCCTGCAGGACATGCCCGTGCGTTTCTCCCACCTGCTGCTGCGCCCCGCCACCCTGGAGGACGTGTTCTTAAAGCTCACCGGAAGGGGGTTGCGGGCATGAGAGCCCCCGACGTTTCCCCGCTGGTATGGCAGGTGCTGCGCCGCCACCTGATCGTCTTCAGCCGCAACTGGAAAACCAACCTTTCCTTTAATTTTTTCGAGCCCCTCCTGTACATTGCAGCGCTGGGAATGGGCCTGGGTGCCTACGTGCAACCCATGGAAGGGTTGCCCTACCTGAACTACCTGGCTCCCGGACTGGTGGCTTCGTCGGCCATGTTCGCCACCAGTTACGAATGCACCTACGGCACTTTCGTGCGCATGGAATACCAGAAAACCTTCCATGCCATGGTGGCCACCCCGGTGAGCATGGACGACATAATTGTGGCTGAAATACTTTTCGGCACCTTCAAGAGCATCCTGTACGGCTCGGTAATCCTGGCGGTCATCCTGGCCCTGGGCCTGGTGGCCTCGCCCTGGGCGCTGCTGGTGCCCCCGGTGCTGGCCGTGGGGGGGTTCTTGTTTGCCGTTCTTTCCATGATCTGGACGGGGCTCGTGCCCAACATAGAAAATTTCAATTATTTCTTCTCCCTGATCATGACGCCCCTTTTTCTCTTTTCCGGCGTCTTCTTCCCTTTAAGCGGCCTGCCCCAGATCATGCAAAAGCTGGCCTGGGCCAGCCCCCTTTATCACGTGGTCAACCTGGTGCGCGGCCTGGTGCTGGGCCAGGTGCATCCCGGTTTAATCTGGGATTTCATCTGGCTTGCGGCCCTGGCTATCGCGCTGTTCCCCCTGCCCCTTTACCTGGTACGCCGGCTGGTAATCAAATAGCCCTTTCCCTCTTCTGCACCATTGACCAGGCGGCGGCGCTGCCAGACACGCCAGGCGGCCGTACCGAGCTGGACCAGCATGAAAACCGCCGCCGCCAGCAGGACGATGGAGCCGCCGGGAGCCGTGCCCAGATGGTAGGAAAGGAGCAGACCCCAGAAGCACACCGTTACACCCAGGACCAGGGAAAGCCAGAAGAGGCGCCGGAAGCTGCCGGAGAACAACTGGGCGGTAAGCACCGGGATGACCATCAGGGCGCTGACCAGCAAAATCCCCACCACCCTGGTGGCTATAGTTACGGTCAGGGCCACCAGCAGGATGAAGAGCATATTCAGGCGGTCCACCGGCAAACCGGCCACACGGGCGCATTCCTCATCAAAGGAGATAAAAAACAGCTCTTTGTAGAAAAAGGACAGCAACGCCAGGGCTACAGCCCCCACCGCCAGGATCAGGAGCAGGTCTGCGGGACCGACGGTGAGAATGCTGCCGAACAGGTAGCCCATAATGTCCACGTTAAAACCCCGGGCCAGGCTGATCAGGACCACGGCCAGGGCCAGGCCGGTGCTCAACATCAGAGCCAGGACGGCCTCCCCGTGCAGCCGGCCGGTGGCCCGCAGGCGCTCGACGCCCACCGCCGCCGCCAGGGTCACCCCCAGGGTGGTCAGGGATGGGAAAACGCCCAGGATCATGCCCAGAGCCACCCCGGCCAGGGAGACGTGGGCCAGGGTGTCGGCCATGAAGGCGTAGCGGCGCATAACCAGAAACACGCCTACCGCCGGGCAGAGCAAACCAATCACCAGCCCCGCCAGCAGTGCCCGGACCATAAAATCATACGAGAAAATTTCCCCCATAATGAGTTCCCTCTTTGATAGAAAATCGCCCCTGAAAACCCCCGTTTGTGGTGTGGGATGTATAGTCTAGTGACTGTGTACCACCCGCCGGACCGGCGCCCCGTAGAGGCGGGCCAGGTTGGCGGCGGTCAGCACCTGGGACGGGGTGCCGTGGCAAATCAAGCGCTTGTTGATGCAGGCCACCCTGCCCACCCGCCGGGCCACGGTGCCGGTGTCATGGGTTACGGTGATCAGGGTAATACCCATATCCCTGTTCAGGTGCTCCAGCAAGGAATAAAAGGAATCAAGCGCCCGGCTGTCCAAACCCACCACCGGCTCGTCCAGCACCAGCAGTTCGGGCTTGCCCACCAGCGCCCGGGCAATAAACACCCGCTGTTGCTGTCCGCCGGAAAGGCGGCCGATGATTCGGTGGCCTGCGCCGCCCATTCCTACCAGTTCCAGGGCTTCCTCCACTGCCCGGCGGTCCTCCCTCCCCGGCCGGCGCCCCGGACCCAGGAGGCCGAAACGACCGGACAGGACCACCTCCTCCACCGTGGCTGGAAAACGGACATCAAAACTGGTGGCCTTCTGGGGCACATAGCCAACCCGGTGCCACTGGTGAAAACGCTGTACCGGAACGCCAAACAACCTTACCTCTCCGGAAAGGGGTTTCAAAAGACCCAGGATCAATTTGATCAGAGTTGTCTTGCCCGAACCGTTGGGCCCTATCAGGGCCAGGAAATCCCCTCTGGCCACGGTGAGGTTAATCCGCTCCAGAGCCATTTCCTCACCGTAGCTAAAGAATAAATCCCGTACTTCTACTACCGGATTCATGATTTATCCCCCAGGGCAATCTTCAGGTTGACCAGGTTGTGCCTCATGATGGAGAGATAATTCTCCCCCCGGCTTTCCTCCTCCGGAGTTATGTTCCCCATGGGGTTGAGCACCAGTGTTTGGGCCCCCACTTCCCGGGCCAGGGCCTGGGATATTTTGGGGCTGACGAGGGTTTCAAAGAAAATATACTTGACATTGTGCTTCCGACAAAAGGCCACAATCTCGCGCATACGGGCCGGATCGGGTTCACTCTCGGGGGAAAGGCCCATTACCGCCACCTGGCGCAGCCCGTAACGCCGGGCCAGGTAGCCAAAGGCCGCGTGGGAGGTAACGATCTCCCGCCTCTTGAAGCTTTGCACGGCTTCCCGGTACTCCCGGTCAAGGTCCTGGAGCCCGGCTATGTACTCTTCGGCCCGGGATTTGTAGTAGGATGCGTGGTCCGGATCCACAGCCATAAAGGCATCCCGGATATTCTTTACCATTTCCTGCGCCAGCACTGGGTCCAGCCAGACATGAGGGTCCACCTCTCCCTCGTGGCGTTCATGGCGGTGTTCCGGGCTAGCGGTAATAAGATCCAGGCCCCGGCTGGCCTCGACCACTTTTACCCCCTTTTCTTCAAGC
Coding sequences within it:
- a CDS encoding HAD family hydrolase, translating into MSPTKQIARLLGLPPEQDRLVGDVIMCREFAGPREVCAALAEVASLNRQHEEALSRLWADQEMAAVEIPGAARAVTRARELGFAVGLVSDIWVPYYQAFLRACPDIAPLVDYAALSFRLGRKKPAEELYRAALEALDADPRRSVMIGDTYEKDILPAKNLGLATIWVLSRPEREYPAMARVLWGEWPRPDIIVPDTSRLARALDELEQKRR
- a CDS encoding deoxycytidylate deaminase → MVKRPSFDEIYMEVVDVIARRSTCLRKKVGAVIVVDRRIISHGYNGVVSGAEHCIDTGRCLKDLAGREDYKPCVHAEQNAICLCAKRGLAVGGGTMYVNADICLTCAKLIVSCALSRVVVRRDYRGTEEGIEFLRRHGVQVDLWE
- the glyA gene encoding serine hydroxymethyltransferase; translation: MDMNRPLAAVDPEIARAIELELGRQRDTLELIASENAASRAVMEAQGSVLTNKYAEGYPGRRYYGGCQFVDIAEELAISRAKELFGAEHVNVQPHSGAQANMAVYFALLEPGDTILGMNLAHGGHLTHGSPLNMSGKYFRVAFYGVEKETGLINYEKVFAAAFEHKPKIIVAGASAYPRAIDFYKFKEIADEVGAYLMVDMAHIAGLVAAGEHMNPVPYADVVTTTTHKTLRGPRGGMILCRAKYAPAIDKAVFPGIQGGPLMHVIAAKAVALKEAQQPEFKEYQRQIVRNARALARFLMDRGFELVSGGTDNHLMLVDLRNKGVTGREAEAVLDSVGVTVNKNAIPYDPQPPAVSSGIRIGTPAVTTRGLKEADMEAVAEIIHLALSFRNDPDRLNQVREMVAGLCRRYPLY
- the rpiB gene encoding ribose 5-phosphate isomerase B, with the translated sequence MSVRIALAADHGGFRLKEEVISFLQENGIAYHDFGTYSEEAVDYPDFALLVAEAVRSGEYQLGILCCGTGIGVAIAANKVPGIRAALCHDTFSARASREHNDANILTMGQRVIGPGLAREIVRVWLASEFAGGRHARRVAKITEIEKKYGGGNGR
- a CDS encoding low molecular weight protein arginine phosphatase, yielding MAKKVLFVCTGNTCRSSMAEALARDMLARKGLQGEVEVVSAGIAALPGSEASPQAVAVMEEMGLDLKSHRATLLTRRDVEEADLVLTMTQSHKKLIQEQLPDQEEKIFTLAEYAGRGGDVPDPFGGPVDVYRQCAGELRYLISLALDRLAAEKAGPAQASPGAGAAAPSGDQGEAGSEPGAAPPGNGRKA
- a CDS encoding manganese efflux pump MntP gives rise to the protein MSIPTLLLLAGALGTDAFSLCLGIGMTGVKRLQILLITLTVLLFHIAMPLVGFQMGELVGGLLGRAATIAGAVLLLYLGLRMIREAFSEEEPRVVLLNNWGLFLLGASVSMDALSVGFTLGTLRTQLLFTVITFGLVAGLMTFSGLVLGRYLGHVVGERARLLGGLILVGIGVKLFL
- a CDS encoding L-threonylcarbamoyladenylate synthase, which produces MEQRTAYWRVDPIKPDPRIMARAGLILRQGGLVAFPTETVYGLGANALDGLAVARIFEVKGRPQDNPLIVHVADRETACRLVCRVPAGAGKLMDAFWPGPLTLVLPAAPVVPRQVTAGLDSVGIRMPDHQVALALIAAAGVPVAAPSANLSGRPSPTTAGHVLQDLNGRIEVVLDAGPAGVGLESTVLDLTGDVPVILRPGGITREELEKVIGEVRADPGVDGRPGGEFRPRSPGMKYRHYAPRVPLVLVEGEPERVAARLKELAGIYRSRGLRVGVLATAETAGEYNGSRVVVAGPRQDPAAIASRLFAALRQLDELGVDVILAEGIEPRGLGLAVMNRLRRAAGNRIERV
- a CDS encoding ABC transporter ATP-binding protein — protein: MDVIVAEKLTKEYNGKVAVRGIDFRVRHRECFGFLGPNGAGKTTTVNMIYCLSPVTSGRLTVLGMDVQKKPREIKSRLGVVPQENNLDPDLKVLQNLLVYANYFRIPAATARTRAMELLEFFDLADRANDRVDRLSGGMRRRLTIARALINNPDLVILDEPTTGLDPQARHLVWQRLRRLKERGVTLLLTTHYLEEASQLCDRLVIMDRGEILEEGDPQGLVAKHIGREVVEVGLGRMECAEQFQPAVNCDDTAAMIVGRTNHLLRGHLAVGDSLFLFPRDNGQAVLQALQDMPVRFSHLLLRPATLEDVFLKLTGRGLRA
- a CDS encoding ABC transporter permease, whose translation is MRAPDVSPLVWQVLRRHLIVFSRNWKTNLSFNFFEPLLYIAALGMGLGAYVQPMEGLPYLNYLAPGLVASSAMFATSYECTYGTFVRMEYQKTFHAMVATPVSMDDIIVAEILFGTFKSILYGSVILAVILALGLVASPWALLVPPVLAVGGFLFAVLSMIWTGLVPNIENFNYFFSLIMTPLFLFSGVFFPLSGLPQIMQKLAWASPLYHVVNLVRGLVLGQVHPGLIWDFIWLAALAIALFPLPLYLVRRLVIK
- a CDS encoding metal ABC transporter permease, which translates into the protein MGEIFSYDFMVRALLAGLVIGLLCPAVGVFLVMRRYAFMADTLAHVSLAGVALGMILGVFPSLTTLGVTLAAAVGVERLRATGRLHGEAVLALMLSTGLALAVVLISLARGFNVDIMGYLFGSILTVGPADLLLILAVGAVALALLSFFYKELFFISFDEECARVAGLPVDRLNMLFILLVALTVTIATRVVGILLVSALMVIPVLTAQLFSGSFRRLFWLSLVLGVTVCFWGLLLSYHLGTAPGGSIVLLAAAVFMLVQLGTAAWRVWQRRRLVNGAEEGKGYLITSRRTR
- a CDS encoding metal ABC transporter ATP-binding protein, producing the protein MNPVVEVRDLFFSYGEEMALERINLTVARGDFLALIGPNGSGKTTLIKLILGLLKPLSGEVRLFGVPVQRFHQWHRVGYVPQKATSFDVRFPATVEEVVLSGRFGLLGPGRRPGREDRRAVEEALELVGMGGAGHRIIGRLSGGQQQRVFIARALVGKPELLVLDEPVVGLDSRALDSFYSLLEHLNRDMGITLITVTHDTGTVARRVGRVACINKRLICHGTPSQVLTAANLARLYGAPVRRVVHSH
- a CDS encoding metal ABC transporter substrate-binding protein, which gives rise to MKPRGFFLLLIGLLLIWLPGCSDAPTSAPPGKEKIAVVATIYPLYDFARQVGGDRVEVTRLLPAGAEPHTWEPTPRDMAALTRAKVFIYNGAGMEPWVRRQLGMLEEKGVKVVEASRGLDLITASPEHRHERHEGEVDPHVWLDPVLAQEMVKNIRDAFMAVDPDHASYYKSRAEEYIAGLQDLDREYREAVQSFKRREIVTSHAAFGYLARRYGLRQVAVMGLSPESEPDPARMREIVAFCRKHNVKYIFFETLVSPKISQALAREVGAQTLVLNPMGNITPEEESRGENYLSIMRHNLVNLKIALGDKS